The following proteins are co-located in the Rheinheimera salexigens genome:
- the serB gene encoding phosphoserine phosphatase SerB, which translates to MSFLYQIPTQATTTQAESTTTNLLSLLQLNQHYRLTSTDNQLLLVSATAVAGLNHTEADLAKAQRDHAMPSSTPSHASPVLRLFAGELSGHILQKILHIVAANEPVVSLRCIQPHTDLAMALELALPKPLNPAQQQQLAELAAMHTLELLYLPTRPTLSQPGLLVMDMDSTAIQIECIDEIAILAGVGAEVAKVTAQAMNGELDFAQSLIARVATLKGADSAILAQVLAEMPIMPGLAALVSQLQQHNWQVAIASGGFTYFTQALQQRFALTASFANQLEIIDGTLTGKVIGDIVDAQTKATVVAQLATQYQIEPSQTVAIGDGANDIPMLKAAHYGVAFHAKAAVQAQAKYAIKQGSLLQLLYLFD; encoded by the coding sequence GTGTCCTTTTTATATCAAATACCCACGCAAGCCACTACCACTCAGGCTGAATCTACAACGACTAATCTGTTATCGTTATTACAGCTTAATCAGCATTATCGCTTAACCAGCACAGATAACCAATTACTATTAGTCAGTGCTACTGCTGTTGCTGGCTTAAATCATACTGAGGCTGACTTGGCTAAAGCTCAGCGTGATCATGCTATGCCTAGCAGTACGCCAAGCCATGCCAGTCCAGTATTACGGCTGTTTGCGGGTGAACTTAGCGGGCATATATTGCAAAAAATTCTGCATATAGTGGCTGCAAATGAACCTGTTGTGAGTTTGCGCTGCATACAACCACATACCGATCTCGCCATGGCACTTGAACTCGCATTACCTAAACCATTAAACCCAGCGCAGCAGCAACAGTTAGCTGAGTTAGCTGCTATGCATACGCTAGAGTTATTATATTTGCCAACGCGGCCTACGCTAAGCCAGCCTGGCTTATTAGTTATGGATATGGACTCAACGGCAATTCAGATTGAATGCATTGATGAAATTGCTATTTTAGCCGGAGTGGGTGCAGAAGTAGCGAAAGTGACCGCGCAAGCCATGAATGGTGAGCTAGATTTTGCGCAAAGTCTTATTGCCCGCGTGGCAACGTTAAAAGGGGCTGATAGTGCTATTTTGGCTCAAGTATTAGCAGAAATGCCCATCATGCCAGGTTTAGCCGCTTTAGTTAGCCAGTTACAGCAACATAATTGGCAAGTCGCGATAGCTTCCGGTGGCTTTACCTATTTTACTCAAGCATTACAACAACGTTTTGCGCTAACCGCTAGCTTTGCTAACCAATTAGAGATTATTGATGGCACGTTAACGGGTAAGGTAATCGGTGACATTGTTGATGCTCAAACCAAAGCTACAGTGGTGGCGCAATTAGCCACGCAATATCAAATTGAACCAAGCCAAACCGTGGCCATTGGTGATGGTGCGAATGATATACCCATGCTTAAAGCTGCTCATTACGGTGTGGCATTTCATGCTAAGGCCGCAGTGCAAGCTCAAGCTAAGTACGCGATTAAACAAGGCTCTTTATTACAATTGCTATATTTATTTGATTAG
- a CDS encoding PilZ domain-containing protein: protein MTAPDLQAYIGIIEQLKTSLNSSNFEQMFSLLTADLPKSKQFILKMELKRIGQRCQFFIDLRGLVDGDVKPYPYQGKTHYMDENAIKVFEQGLEQYGSFTVGLYEEVRNTDNNFRVMHRKDTEKRVREALTRVANGNSELEQSADANELLEQPKIIEFGNYISRRDERMNFSIDVAVQTVSHRFTASTSDLSVSGCKIKVRKQQQAKIGQKITLFFTQLEQEFVLEMSNGVPYTIVDIEQHDQFSYWRMKRQPATDENKFSQFLQNFINGNKRRYKVNLDNVSACLLTKGYEQFYLPKLTTLPIFIAVRDNIATPISVLTTDHNKHCWQYFLDEQHKSVLISIINTKRLKTRIDQKSANSNCILYCFTHAVKGKLFYYSATDEELAQTPELRGVFYGFGSSKPSWRVFHFNFSASSAQFADPGSVLPQADEENTEQVSALVKGFIQDIRFMVSLTDITSSDSTLCYQKYTYQQTQLKLLAQFGHKKRSDIPHCEAVPMHYINLRAESRYLYKTAIEIQQADDMPNLTGFSRDFSAKGMQIETEIPVSFAKGDIILLNLPELQKISQKHQLSALAYEVMAVSKSRTIINLKVAGNDNKHSGQVFFQQLIKNNRSKLTQAQETPRYPGLSAALRNMYLQSQNNLQLFMQRKGIRYEINTVAKGKTAHTLHHIMRFGQAKAQNEPPVIELNNILRNSAASLQFAQQLKQMKRFEQGSEFLLFVSVGHKAKNSSDIECKYSYEFANEKAIQDYVSTSLQHGLLFCYRLCLMRTNRPDIEYFAKELNYISTYAIHKAKLLEEELWSVVGVLDVIDISAEIILRYAVNANPATIAQAKLAFLNS, encoded by the coding sequence ATGACCGCACCAGACTTACAAGCCTATATCGGCATTATTGAGCAGTTAAAAACTAGCCTAAACTCGAGCAATTTTGAGCAAATGTTTAGTCTGTTAACTGCTGATTTACCTAAATCTAAACAGTTTATTTTAAAAATGGAGCTTAAGCGCATTGGTCAGCGCTGTCAGTTTTTTATTGATTTACGTGGTTTAGTTGATGGTGACGTTAAGCCTTATCCTTATCAAGGTAAAACACATTATATGGACGAAAATGCCATTAAAGTGTTTGAACAAGGACTAGAGCAATACGGCAGCTTTACAGTTGGCTTGTATGAAGAAGTTAGAAATACCGATAATAATTTTCGAGTGATGCATCGCAAAGACACTGAGAAACGAGTGCGAGAAGCATTGACTCGGGTGGCAAATGGTAACTCCGAACTCGAACAAAGTGCTGATGCAAATGAATTACTTGAGCAACCAAAAATAATTGAGTTTGGCAACTACATCAGTCGCCGTGACGAGCGGATGAACTTTAGTATTGATGTCGCCGTGCAAACCGTAAGCCATCGTTTTACCGCTAGCACCTCTGATTTATCCGTTTCGGGCTGTAAAATTAAAGTGCGTAAACAGCAACAAGCTAAAATCGGTCAAAAAATAACGTTGTTTTTCACTCAATTAGAGCAGGAATTTGTGCTTGAAATGTCTAACGGTGTGCCCTATACCATTGTTGATATTGAGCAACACGATCAATTTAGTTATTGGCGAATGAAGCGCCAACCCGCGACAGATGAAAACAAGTTTAGTCAGTTTTTACAAAACTTTATCAATGGTAATAAGCGCCGCTATAAAGTTAATTTAGATAATGTCAGTGCTTGCTTACTGACTAAGGGCTATGAGCAATTTTATTTACCTAAACTTACTACTCTACCCATTTTTATTGCTGTACGCGACAATATAGCCACGCCGATCAGTGTGCTAACAACCGATCATAATAAGCACTGTTGGCAATACTTTTTAGATGAGCAGCATAAGTCAGTGTTAATTAGCATTATTAATACTAAAAGACTGAAAACCCGCATAGATCAAAAATCGGCCAATAGTAACTGTATTCTGTATTGTTTTACCCATGCCGTAAAAGGTAAATTATTTTATTATTCTGCAACTGATGAAGAATTAGCTCAAACACCTGAGTTACGAGGCGTATTTTATGGTTTTGGCTCGTCTAAGCCTAGTTGGCGAGTGTTTCATTTTAACTTTTCAGCCAGCTCTGCTCAATTTGCTGATCCCGGCTCAGTGTTGCCGCAAGCAGATGAGGAAAATACAGAGCAAGTATCGGCTTTAGTTAAAGGTTTTATTCAAGATATCCGTTTTATGGTTAGCTTAACCGATATCACTTCTAGCGATAGCACTCTTTGCTATCAAAAATATACCTATCAACAGACTCAACTTAAATTATTAGCCCAATTTGGCCATAAAAAACGTTCTGATATTCCGCACTGCGAAGCCGTGCCAATGCATTATATTAACTTGCGCGCCGAGTCTCGTTATTTATATAAAACCGCTATAGAAATACAACAAGCCGATGATATGCCTAATCTTACCGGCTTTAGCCGAGATTTTTCAGCTAAAGGCATGCAAATTGAAACTGAAATACCGGTTAGCTTTGCTAAGGGTGATATTATTTTATTGAACTTGCCTGAGTTGCAAAAAATTAGTCAGAAACATCAATTATCAGCTTTAGCTTATGAAGTGATGGCAGTGAGTAAAAGCCGTACTATTATTAATTTAAAAGTAGCCGGTAACGACAATAAGCATAGCGGCCAAGTATTTTTTCAGCAGCTGATTAAAAATAATCGCAGCAAACTTACCCAAGCCCAAGAGACACCGCGCTACCCAGGATTATCGGCCGCGCTTAGAAATATGTATTTACAGTCGCAAAATAATTTGCAGTTATTTATGCAACGTAAAGGCATTCGCTATGAAATTAATACTGTAGCCAAAGGTAAAACCGCCCATACCCTGCATCATATTATGCGTTTTGGCCAAGCCAAAGCACAGAACGAGCCGCCGGTAATTGAGTTAAATAATATCCTACGCAACAGTGCAGCCAGCTTACAGTTTGCTCAGCAATTAAAACAAATGAAACGCTTTGAGCAAGGTAGTGAGTTTCTGCTATTTGTCAGTGTTGGCCATAAAGCAAAGAACAGTAGCGACATAGAGTGCAAATATAGCTATGAGTTTGCTAATGAAAAAGCCATCCAAGATTATGTTAGCACCTCATTGCAACACGGTTTATTATTTTGTTATCGCTTATGTTTAATGCGCACCAATAGACCCGACATTGAGTACTTTGCTAAAGAGCTTAATTACATAAGTACTTACGCCATTCATAAAGCGAAACTACTTGAGGAAGAGCTTTGGAGTGTGGTGGGTGTATTAGATGTTATCGATATTTCTGCTGAAATTATCCTGCGTTATGCCGTAAATGCTAACCCTGCAACAATAGCCCAAGCTAAGCTAGCATTTTTAAACAGCTAG
- the radA gene encoding DNA repair protein RadA — MSKVKIAYVCTDCGADFMRWQGQCTACGTWNTISEVRLGSNPTKSSRSSGYAGATVAKVIPLDQVDLQAVPRFSSGFAEFDRVLGGGIVPGSAILIGGHPGAGKSTLLLQMVCGLASGGGVLYVTGEESLQQVAMRAQRLNLPTANVNMLAETNIETICHLAEQEKPRLMVIDSIQVMQLSDIQSSPGSVSQVRESAAYLTRFAKQHNIAVILVGHVTKDGSLAGPKVLEHCIDCSVMLDGDSDNRYRTIRSHKNRFGAINELGVFAMTEQGMKEVKNPSAIFLTRGKEDQSGSIVMVLWEGTRPLLVEIQGLVDQSPLNNPRRVTLGMDQNRISMLLAVMHRHAGIQMADQDVFVNVVGGVKVNETSADLATLLALVSSFRDKPLPNDLVVFGEVGLAGEIRPVPSGQERLREAAKHGFKRAIVPHANKPKDGIPGMEVIAVSKLAEALEAI; from the coding sequence ATGTCAAAAGTTAAAATAGCTTATGTCTGTACTGACTGTGGCGCAGACTTTATGCGCTGGCAGGGACAGTGCACAGCATGCGGTACATGGAACACCATAAGCGAAGTACGCTTAGGCAGCAATCCCACTAAATCCAGCCGTAGTAGTGGCTATGCCGGTGCTACGGTGGCTAAAGTGATCCCATTAGATCAAGTTGATTTACAAGCTGTGCCACGCTTTAGCAGCGGCTTTGCTGAATTTGACCGTGTGCTTGGCGGCGGTATTGTACCAGGTTCCGCTATTTTAATTGGTGGCCACCCAGGCGCCGGTAAAAGTACCCTATTATTGCAAATGGTATGTGGTTTAGCCAGCGGCGGTGGGGTGTTATATGTCACCGGTGAAGAATCACTGCAACAAGTTGCCATGCGTGCCCAGCGGCTAAATTTGCCTACGGCTAATGTCAATATGTTGGCAGAAACCAATATCGAAACCATTTGTCACTTAGCCGAGCAAGAAAAACCCCGGCTAATGGTTATCGACTCTATTCAGGTGATGCAATTATCTGATATTCAATCATCACCTGGTAGTGTGTCGCAAGTACGTGAAAGCGCCGCGTATTTAACTCGTTTTGCTAAACAACATAATATCGCCGTTATATTGGTTGGCCATGTTACCAAAGACGGCTCACTAGCAGGACCAAAAGTACTTGAGCACTGTATCGACTGCTCAGTTATGTTAGACGGAGACAGCGATAATCGGTATCGCACCATACGCAGCCATAAAAATCGCTTTGGTGCCATAAACGAGCTTGGCGTCTTTGCCATGACCGAGCAAGGTATGAAAGAAGTGAAAAACCCTTCCGCCATATTTTTAACCCGTGGTAAAGAAGATCAATCTGGCAGCATTGTAATGGTGTTATGGGAAGGCACACGACCGCTACTGGTTGAAATCCAAGGCTTAGTCGATCAGTCACCCTTAAACAACCCACGTCGGGTCACCTTAGGCATGGATCAAAATCGGATCTCGATGTTGTTAGCGGTTATGCATCGCCATGCCGGTATTCAAATGGCCGACCAAGATGTATTTGTAAACGTGGTAGGTGGCGTAAAAGTAAATGAAACCAGTGCCGACTTAGCGACCTTACTGGCGCTAGTGTCTAGTTTTCGTGATAAGCCATTACCTAATGATTTAGTGGTATTTGGTGAAGTGGGGCTAGCAGGTGAAATTCGGCCAGTACCTAGCGGCCAAGAGCGTCTGCGCGAAGCGGCAAAACATGGTTTTAAACGCGCTATCGTGCCACACGCCAATAAACCCAAAGATGGCATCCCTGGTATGGAAGTCATAGCCGTATCAAAATTAGCCGAAGCACTAGAAGCGATTTAA